The window TaattctgtcgaatagcaccaaagggtctgctcaagttTTAACCTCTCCATACGACGGACCAGTCACTGTCAACAGcgccatacgccctcactccatatgagcattacggagaggtttggaatttaatccatgtttttggcacgcaatctagtgattagaaattattattattattattattattattattattattattattattattattattattattattattattattattattattattattattattattattattattattattattagagcccgaaTGTTTAGGCAGGAACAGATTAGAAAGGAAACtaacccgctcttccgtaatgtagcgacaGTAACATAACGTCTAcggacccctaatgtttatgcaaattgcATTGCAGAACTGTTGTCCCGGCTAGAACATATGTATTACTCGCTTCAGTACCTTTGCTTTCTTTAGCCTGTAAATGCCTGATATCAGGGCTctaattacgattattattattattattattattattattattattattattattattattattattattattagagcccgaaTGTTTAGGCAGGAACAGATTAGAAAGGAAACtaacccgctcttccgtaatgtagcgacaGTAACATAACGTCTAcggacccctaatgtttatgcaaattgcATTGCAGAACTGTTGTCCCGGCTAGAACATATGTATTACTCGCTTCAGTACCTTTGCTTTCTTTAGCCTGTAAATGCCTTATATCAGGGCtctaattaagattattattattattattattattattattattattattattattattattattattattattattattattattatttaccagggTTTTTTGATGTTGCAGCGGCCCCCTACGAAGGCGTACGGCAGCAATTACTACCAGCGCCTTAATCTGGAAAAATTCAAGACTGATGGTATCTATGGTGGCGGGTCTAGCAGCAATAACGTCCAAGGAAGTTTAAACGCGGACTCTGGACTACGGGAGGATGGAAGTCGATTTTCCCAGGCGGATGTTTCCGGCAAGGGAGAGAGGAACCTCACTGCGGGCATAGGACTTTGGGATGTACACGGTGGTGGCGACCTTATAGCAGCAGGGGGAGGAAATATGTCCGCAAAAGTTGAAAGGGGTGGAGATGTCCAGAGTTCGTTCGTCCAGGGTGAGATGGATGGCGCTCTGGAGGGCAATCTGCAAACCATAGGAGGAGTTGGCAACAGCGGAGATAACACGCTACAAGGAGGTACCAACCTTGCAACATCAGCGGACGGCAAACTCTCTGCAAGTGGCGGTGTGGGTACAGATCCTCAGGGAGGAAGAACCGTAGGAGGTGAACTGGGAGCTGCTGGAAAAGGAGAACTCAGGGGCGACGTCGGAGTTGGTGATATCAATGCTGGAGGAGCACTGAATACTGGAGGGGAAGGAAGACTTTCTGTAAATGCAGGATTTAGCAGGGACGAAACCGGTGCCAGAGGAGGAGGTGAACTCCAGACTAGTGGAAGAGAACATGTAAGTGCCGATGGCGGAGTTGGGGGATACAGAGGTAGTGGAAGTGTTGATACTGCAGGAGAGGGCAAGATCAGTGCAGGTGGAGGTTACAGCAAAACTGAAAACGGTGCGCACGGTGGAGGTGATCTCGGAGCTTCAGGATGGGGCAAAGTGGCAGGAAATACTGCTGTCGGCAAGCTTCAAGGAGAAGGTGAAACACAAGTCTCAGGAGACGCAACTATAACGGGAGGGGCGGAATACAGCCGCGACAACACAAGTGCACATGCTGGTGGTGAAATCAGGACATCCGGCCACGGAGGTGTGACGTCACGAGTCGTCGTCGGCAAGTTGGAAGCGACGGGAAATATTGAAGCATCGGAGGAAAGTAAACACTCAGCTGGAGTGGGGTACGTTAATAACGATACGATGTCTCGCGTAGGAGGAATAATCGATTCTTCTGGACGGGGTCAAGTCTCCTCAAGTGCTGGACTTGGGAACCACATCATCACAGGAGGTATCAATGTTATAAGAGACGGACAAATTTCCTCAGTGGCAGAATCCACTTCCAACGATACGGCAGCTCGTCTAGGCAGTCATTTAGGAGGGGAAACAGGTGGTAAAGTGAGTACTAAATTCCAAGCAGATAACCTTCATGGAAATTCAGACATTTCTGGTGGTACGCAAGGAAATCTCACTGGAGAAGCGATCATTTACTCTAACCAGGATGGGATTCATGGAAACATTGAAGGAAAGGCGGTTGGCAAAGCGGGACTGGCAGGCAACGGTGCGGTGGGAAACGTTTATGGTAAGGGCAACGGCTTGGTGAGTGGTGAAGGAAAAGTGGGCACAGGAGCGGAATTTGTTAGCGACGATAATGGCATTCGTGCTGAGGGGAAAATGGGAGCATCGGCTCAGGGAGAACTGGCTGCTAACGGTGAAATTGGTAGCAGTAATCCTGGTAGTTTCAAAGGATACGTGAATTCTGGGGCTATAGGTGTCACAAATCTTACTGCGTTGTCAGGATTTGGACTGGACATAAACGACACTCAGTACGTTCGCAGTCAATTAGAGGGAGTATCAAGTGGAAAGATATCGGGAAGCGCTGGTATTCGAAGAACTAGCTCGTGTACTACTTCCAGCCAAGTTTATGGCAATGAAGTCGTTGACCTTGTAGAATGTCAGAACGCACAGGATGGTAGTGATAGAATCGTATACACTGATGGTGAAGTAGTAGCAGAAGGAAAGGCCGGGGCAAGTGCTGGAGTTTCGTTGGATAAAGATGATAATATCCTGGCAGCGAGTGAAATCGGAGCTTCAGGTCTCGGTAAAGTGTCAGGAGGAGCTGGCGTTGGAAGTCTTCAGGGGGCAGGCGATGCGGGGGCAGCTGCAGGTGGTAAGGTCTATGGTAATGCTGGAATACTGCCAGACAATGAAGGTGGCGTCCAAGGTATTGCTGAGGCAGGAGCTAAGGGGTCGGGTAATATTTCAACAAGCGCAGGCGTCGGTAGTATTAAAGCGGGCGGGAATCTTGTTGGTGAGGGTGACGGTAAGATATTTACAGGAATACGGGTGTCAGAGAAGGGTGATGGTGGGGTTCAGGTTGTCAGTGATATTGGCGCTAAgactggaggaaatctgaactcgAGTGTGGCACTTGGCACTATAGGAGGAAGTGGTGGTCTTGGAGGCGATGGTGAAGGAAAAATTACTTTGATGGGGGGATATGCTAAAGATAATGATGGAAATACAAGAGGAGCTGGAGGAGTGGCTGTGGAAGGGGAGGGTAAAATAGGGGCTGGTGCTGGAGTTGGCAGCAAGGACGGTATACACGGCCACGGAGCGGTCGGTGCTTCAGGGAATGGCAAGGTGACTGCCGAGACTGAGGTTCATAGGACCTCCGAGGGTGACATTAGTGCTCATGGTGGAGTCGGTGGCTCTCTCGGTGGGTCACTGTCTGCTGGTGGGGAGGTGGGAGCAAGCAAAGACAATGAGATTCCTCTAGGAGTAGGGTTAACCGCAGGAGCTGATGGAAAGTTGACGGGTGGTTTTAACAGGACAAAGGATGGCGTACATGCTAACGCTGAGGCTAAATCCTCAGCTTCAGGAGGATTCAAGTTTAACATCTGGGGATAAGAGCAAGCAATATGTTACAGATAAGGA is drawn from Anabrus simplex isolate iqAnaSimp1 chromosome 1, ASM4041472v1, whole genome shotgun sequence and contains these coding sequences:
- the LOC136857354 gene encoding uncharacterized PE-PGRS family protein PE_PGRS54, whose translation is MTFNTILALLLVLGLAGSSPTWRPPTKAYGSNYYQRLNLEKFKTDGIYGGGSSSNNVQGSLNADSGLREDGSRFSQADVSGKGERNLTAGIGLWDVHGGGDLIAAGGGNMSAKVERGGDVQSSFVQGEMDGALEGNLQTIGGVGNSGDNTLQGGTNLATSADGKLSASGGVGTDPQGGRTVGGELGAAGKGELRGDVGVGDINAGGALNTGGEGRLSVNAGFSRDETGARGGGELQTSGREHVSADGGVGGYRGSGSVDTAGEGKISAGGGYSKTENGAHGGGDLGASGWGKVAGNTAVGKLQGEGETQVSGDATITGGAEYSRDNTSAHAGGEIRTSGHGGVTSRVVVGKLEATGNIEASEESKHSAGVGYVNNDTMSRVGGIIDSSGRGQVSSSAGLGNHIITGGINVIRDGQISSVAESTSNDTAARLGSHLGGETGGKVSTKFQADNLHGNSDISGGTQGNLTGEAIIYSNQDGIHGNIEGKAVGKAGLAGNGAVGNVYGKGNGLVSGEGKVGTGAEFVSDDNGIRAEGKMGASAQGELAANGEIGSSNPGSFKGYVNSGAIGVTNLTALSGFGLDINDTQYVRSQLEGVSSGKISGSAGIRRTSSCTTSSQVYGNEVVDLVECQNAQDGSDRIVYTDGEVVAEGKAGASAGVSLDKDDNILAASEIGASGLGKVSGGAGVGSLQGAGDAGAAAGGKVYGNAGILPDNEGGVQGIAEAGAKGSGNISTSAGVGSIKAGGNLVGEGDGKIFTGIRVSEKGDGGVQVVSDIGAKTGGNLNSSVALGTIGGSGGLGGDGEGKITLMGGYAKDNDGNTRGAGGVAVEGEGKIGAGAGVGSKDGIHGHGAVGASGNGKVTAETEVHRTSEGDISAHGGVGGSLGGSLSAGGEVGASKDNEIPLGVGLTAGADGKLTGGFNRTKDGVHANAEAKSSASGGFKFNIWG